A window of the Schlesneria paludicola DSM 18645 genome harbors these coding sequences:
- a CDS encoding DHH family phosphoesterase — MNINWQPLIQIIHAHQRFVLSSHVRPDADALGSEIGLARILESLGKTVSIVNSSATPGNIQFLDPTRQARQLGTAAKPEEVLQAEVHIVVDTSSWTQLSDVGKLMRESSAKRVVIDHHVSSDDLGAAEFKDTTSEATGALIVKLAEALGVRIEAEAATALFAAIATDTGWFRFAAVSASTMRIAGYLIECGASPQAIFRELYEQGTLAKMRLVGRALDRMKVDCDGELAYTTIEWNEFVELGAVPADTEDLVNECLKVSGTKGAFIAIEQQNRQVKVSFRSRLDALNVAAVAEKFSGGGHRLAAGATLPGPFATAVQRALDAMKDGIAIARSSQPKSEG, encoded by the coding sequence ATGAACATTAATTGGCAACCATTGATTCAGATAATTCACGCTCACCAGCGATTCGTTCTTTCGAGCCATGTTCGGCCCGATGCCGATGCCCTCGGATCGGAAATCGGGCTTGCGAGAATCCTGGAATCGCTCGGGAAGACCGTCTCGATTGTCAATTCATCGGCGACGCCTGGGAATATCCAGTTTCTGGATCCCACTCGGCAGGCCAGGCAACTGGGGACGGCAGCCAAGCCCGAAGAAGTACTGCAGGCGGAAGTTCACATCGTGGTTGACACGAGTTCGTGGACGCAGCTTTCGGATGTCGGGAAATTAATGCGTGAGTCGTCGGCCAAGCGGGTCGTGATTGATCATCATGTCAGTTCGGATGATCTTGGCGCGGCAGAGTTTAAGGATACGACGAGCGAGGCAACTGGTGCGCTGATCGTTAAGCTGGCCGAGGCACTTGGCGTTCGAATCGAGGCCGAAGCGGCCACAGCGCTTTTCGCCGCAATTGCGACGGACACGGGGTGGTTTCGGTTCGCGGCGGTGTCTGCCAGTACGATGCGGATTGCCGGGTATCTGATCGAATGCGGTGCCTCGCCACAGGCGATCTTTCGCGAACTGTACGAGCAAGGGACATTGGCGAAAATGCGTCTGGTCGGCCGCGCACTTGATCGCATGAAAGTCGACTGCGATGGGGAGCTGGCTTACACGACAATCGAATGGAACGAATTCGTCGAGTTGGGTGCCGTTCCCGCGGATACTGAAGACCTTGTGAATGAGTGTCTGAAGGTCTCGGGGACCAAAGGCGCATTCATCGCCATCGAACAGCAGAACCGTCAAGTCAAAGTGAGTTTCCGCAGTCGCCTGGATGCCCTGAACGTGGCCGCCGTCGCGGAAAAGTTCTCGGGCGGCGGACATCGCCTGGCTGCCGGCGCAACCTTGCCGGGTCCGTTCGCCACCGCCGTTCAGCGGGCACTCGATGCCATGAAAGACGGAATTGCGATTGCCCGAAGTTCGCAGCCGAAAAGCGAGGGTTGA